Within Limisalsivibrio acetivorans, the genomic segment TAACTTTGTAGCCAAGGTTGGGGCCTTCGTCTGCACCTGTATTCCAGTCGCCTTCTACGGAGTCGAAGAAGAAGAAACCTTCGTTCTTTCTGTAGTCGTACTGTATGTTGTCGAAAACAAAGAACTCAGCTTCGGGGCCGAAGAATGCTGTATCGGCGATACCAGTGCTGTTAAGGTATGCGATTGCTTTCTTAGCAACGTTTCTGGGGTCTTTGGTGTAGGGCTCTTTGCTTATGGGGTCGTAGATATTACACATGATAGCGAGTGTGGGGATGTCAGCGTAAGGATCTACAAAAGCTGAGTCGGGATCGGGGAGCAGGATCATATCGGAATTGTTGATCTGCTGCCATCCTCTGATTGAGGATCCGTCAAATCCGAATCCTTCCTCTATTGTTTCCTCATCGATCTGATGCTGGGGTACAGTGGTGTGCTGCCACGTACCGAGGAAATCTACAAATCTAAGGTCAATAAGCTTGATTCCCTGGTCCTTAACAAGCTGCATAAGTTCTTTAGCGGTCATTCAGTCCTCCTGTGTATTTCTGGGGGAAAAGCTCATTACAGAGCCTCTTCACCCGTTTCTCCTGTTCTGATTCTGATAATCTCATCGATGGGCATTATGAATATTTTACCGTCGCCGATCCTGCCTGTTTTTGCGGTTTCCATAATAATATCCACAGCCTGGCTCACCATTTCATCGGGGAGTACGACTTCGATCTTTATTTTGGGTATGAAGTCAATAACGTACTCTGCTCCACGGTAGAGCTCTGTGTGTCCTTTCTGCCGTCCGAAACCCTTAACCTCGGAGATAGTAATACCCCGGATTCCGACTTCGGTAAGCTTTTCCTTAACATCGTCCAGTTTGAACGGTTTGATGATTGCTTCGATTTTTTTCAACGTCTACCTCCGCTTCACACACTAATGCAAACATAATGCCAAAATATGTTTTTCCATAACCGCAGGGCGCTTAAGCGTTATCTTTATACACCCTGGTACTGCGGTTTATACCTGAAATGCCGTTTTTATGAGCTGTTCATAAAAAAATGCGGCCTGAAATGGCTGTCATGCAGGCTGAAGACAGCTGAAAAAAACTGCTGCTCCGTTTATAAAAGAGGAGGTGTGATGGTTAATAATTAATCAGTAGGTGGTTAATTATTATCCAGTTTCAGTTCCAGCAGCCTTGCTCTTTCGAGGAGGTGTTTATTATCCCTGCCTGCCTTCTCATAGATATCAGCCAATAGAATGTTATCCCTAAAAAGGTTCAATGTCCAGCCGTTGTAGCTGTCGATACGGCGGGCTGATTCAAGCATCTCCTCTGCCTTTTTGGTGTCTTTACCGGTGTAATGCCGGGCGAGCATTCTGTATATTCTGCTCGCCGATTCCGGCGGGGTGTCCTCTTTGGATGCGTAACTCTCTAAAGGGGAGGGATTCGATGCATGAAGATCCTTTATGCCGGAGTAGGGCTGGGGGAGCTCTCCGGTTACATTATCCCCGGAGAGGAAGGATATTATTCTCTCCTCCACTGTGCAGTTGTCGAGGGATGCATACTTTGACGCTGAATTGAGCAGCTCATCCTTACCCCGTTTCGCCTCTATGACGTAGCGTCCTATATATACTCTGGATGCGTTGCAGAATGAATCGAGCCTGACAAAGGCATCTACCGATTTATAGAAAGCGAAGTCCGCAGCCTTAAAGCTACCTCTCAAATAGCGTTCCACAAAGCTGCTGTACTCATGTACGGCGCTGTTGTATTCGGGTGATGTCTTCTTGCCCGAGCATGCGATTAAAAAAAGAGCAGCGGATATGACAAGCAGTTTTTTCACGGCAGCCTCAGCTTCTTATCGGTTTCGGGCTTTGATCCGTCATCAAAGGGCCATCTCTGCTGAAGGTTATTCAGCATTATATTTGTGGAGCGAAGTATCTCGTCCGCCTCGGCTCTGATAGCGGTGAGGTTATCGGTACTCTCGGCGATGTCGCCGGTAACTTCGTTTGTATTGTTTATGGCAGGCTGGGCACTCTCCACAGCGGCGTGGATAGCCTCCACACCTTTACGGAACGATTCCACAGCGTTGTTCAGCAGTGTTATGGTTTCATCTGTACGGCTTACCTTGCTGTTCACGTTGCTTACGGTGGAGTTTGCATCGCTAACAGTTTTATCGAGCTTAAGTGATATCTCGTGGATGTTCTCCTGGAGATCCTCCACACGGTTCATGACTGCGGTAACCTCGTTCTTGAGGTAGTCGCTTCGCACAAGGTAGCCTACGGAGCCGGTTTTATTGTGGAGATCATCCCCTACATCCCCGAGGCCGCCGAAGAATTTTTCGAGGTTTTGGTTCTGTTTCTCTACAGTTTCGGTGATGCTGGCGATATTGGCAACGATCTTCTTAAGGTCTTCAATAACGGGCTTTGCCTGCTCCGCTATCTCCTGAAAGCCCCCTTCACGTATGAGGTGGAAGGTTTCCCCCTCTTCGATATCTCCATATTTGCCGGAGCCGCCTGTGAAGACAATGTAGTTGCTTCCGATAACGTTCTGGCTTGTCAGTTTTGCTTCGGAGTCCTTCTTGATCCATTTGGTGTATTTCTTGGGTATGCGGGTGTGCAGAACAACCATGCCGTCATCCCGCAGTTCAACATCATATACCTTTGATATATTAAAGCCGGCGTACTTGATGGGCATGCTCTTGGAGACCCCTTCACCCGATTCGGACATTATATACACTTCTATCTTAGGCACGAAGATGCGCTTCTTAATAAAGAAGGTGACAAGCAGTACTGTTATAAGCAGCAACGCCGTAAGCACAAATATGCCCACCTTGAATTCTAGGTGCCTAAATTTACCTTGAGCCATTCATCAAATCCTGATTCCTTATATTGCAGAAGCTCGTCAAAGAGCTCCCTGTGACTGACATGATCAATAATAACAGCATTATCAAGCTCTTCACAACGTAAAAATTCTCTGAACCTATCCTCGTATTCAGCAGCGTACATCCTGCGGGGGCTTATGATAATAATCCAGCTGGGCCTCAGGTAGCGCACCTGTAGATATTTCACAAGGAAACGCTGATAGTCATCAAGCTGATCGGGGCGGTGGTCCAGGGTGTGTTCGATGCCGAGCCTTCTCAGATCGCTATCTATCATCTTACGCCCCTCCTTCTGGCTCAGGCCGAAATGATAGCTTGAGGGGAGGATCACGTTTTCAAAAACCGAGAGGTTGCCCACAAGTGGGAGGTGGTTTGTAACGATGCCGATACGGACATTCTCTGCCTTTTCCTCAAGGGTATGGAGCCACCTGTCCCGTTCTTCGATACTTTCGTAGAATATGAGTGTATTCGGCTTCATAGATATATCCCCGCAAGGAGCCCGAGGAGCTCAACCATAATAAGTGCATAAAAAAGGCGCATCATGCCCCGAAGAAGAGCTACCGGAATCTCGGTTATGGCGTTTTTAACCTGTGTGGCTGTAAAGATGGGCACGGACATTATAACGTAGCCGATGACAAAAACCTTAATGAGGAATACCACCATATCTCTGAAATCGAGGTTGTCGTAAATGTTTGTTATCATGTAGTCGAAGGACAGCTCCTGAGTGATGCTCAGGATAAGGTAGCCACCCACAACCGTGATGCACACAAAGAAGGTCGAAAGGATCACCATGCTCACCAGACCGGATGCAATTCTGGGGAGATAGAGGTACTCGTAGGGGTCTATCCGCAGCGATTCGAGGGTGTCTATCTGCCTGTGAACCTTCATTAATGATATTTCGGCTATGACAGCCGTTGAGGAACGCAGAGCCAGAAGTATGCCGGTGACAAGGGGTGCAAGCTCCTTAAGAACTATGATCACCATGATACGGCTCACCTGATCAGGTGCACCGAGTATGTCCATCCCCTGCGTAAGTCCGCCTACGAGGATTACTCCAAAAACTAGGGAGACGATGGAATACATCGGCAGGATCTGCACTCCGGTGAAGTATATCTGTCGAATGAACACCAAACTGATGGCAGGATTGAATATTTTCAGCTTCAATGCCACCTTTAGAACATTGGTTGTAAATTTGGTGTAGTCATAAAAGAAGGTTGCGATGTTTATTAAGAAACGCCCCAAGCTTCTGATGATATTTTCCATATTCGGATTATACGTCAACTGTGCGTAAAATCAATTATAACGTTAGTTACGGTTAATAAGGCGTTAATATGTATACGTTTAATTAACTGGAGTCCGCCATATAAAAGCGTTGACGTGTTTTAGAATAGTTGTTATAAAGTTAGATATTTTCAAAAATTGCTATTCCGGGTTTCATTTCAGATTGTCGCAGATGCCGTATAACATTCTTTAAAGGAGGAATAATGGCTACACGCAGAAAGGTCAAC encodes:
- a CDS encoding P-II family nitrogen regulator; the encoded protein is MKKIEAIIKPFKLDDVKEKLTEVGIRGITISEVKGFGRQKGHTELYRGAEYVIDFIPKIKIEVVLPDEMVSQAVDIIMETAKTGRIGDGKIFIMPIDEIIRIRTGETGEEAL
- a CDS encoding MlaD family protein — translated: MLTALLLITVLLVTFFIKKRIFVPKIEVYIMSESGEGVSKSMPIKYAGFNISKVYDVELRDDGMVVLHTRIPKKYTKWIKKDSEAKLTSQNVIGSNYIVFTGGSGKYGDIEEGETFHLIREGGFQEIAEQAKPVIEDLKKIVANIASITETVEKQNQNLEKFFGGLGDVGDDLHNKTGSVGYLVRSDYLKNEVTAVMNRVEDLQENIHEISLKLDKTVSDANSTVSNVNSKVSRTDETITLLNNAVESFRKGVEAIHAAVESAQPAINNTNEVTGDIAESTDNLTAIRAEADEILRSTNIMLNNLQQRWPFDDGSKPETDKKLRLP
- a CDS encoding MlaE family ABC transporter permease yields the protein MENIIRSLGRFLINIATFFYDYTKFTTNVLKVALKLKIFNPAISLVFIRQIYFTGVQILPMYSIVSLVFGVILVGGLTQGMDILGAPDQVSRIMVIIVLKELAPLVTGILLALRSSTAVIAEISLMKVHRQIDTLESLRIDPYEYLYLPRIASGLVSMVILSTFFVCITVVGGYLILSITQELSFDYMITNIYDNLDFRDMVVFLIKVFVIGYVIMSVPIFTATQVKNAITEIPVALLRGMMRLFYALIMVELLGLLAGIYL